In Lactobacillus sp. PV012, one genomic interval encodes:
- a CDS encoding TetR/AcrR family transcriptional regulator — protein MKKHRTLDLDKVIQKSTEIINKEGLRALTMPRLAKFLNIRSQSLYHYVANRRELLSIICARRLAILKEELIHKLIGLSGSEAVFTFADVIRNFLLNDYAVSSIFYNVEEIGQDTRVHKEISEIVELGEKLEVDQKNIVSLQSLLAAVIGYVFLDRAQLFSDEDERTVNNNYHQLLLQLVGPKVKTNQN, from the coding sequence ATTAAGAAACACCGGACACTTGACTTAGATAAGGTCATTCAAAAATCTACAGAAATTATCAATAAAGAAGGATTGAGAGCCTTAACCATGCCACGACTGGCAAAGTTTTTAAATATTCGCTCACAATCTCTTTATCATTATGTAGCAAATCGGCGCGAGTTATTATCAATAATCTGTGCGAGGAGACTTGCAATTCTGAAGGAAGAATTAATTCACAAGTTAATTGGCCTTTCAGGTTCAGAAGCAGTATTTACTTTTGCGGATGTTATTAGAAATTTTTTGCTAAATGATTATGCCGTATCAAGTATTTTTTATAATGTAGAAGAAATTGGGCAAGATACGCGAGTGCACAAAGAAATTAGTGAAATAGTTGAATTAGGGGAAAAATTAGAAGTAGATCAAAAAAATATCGTGTCTTTGCAAAGTTTATTGGCTGCAGTAATAGGATATGTATTTTTGGATCGTGCTCAACTATTTAGCGACGAAGATGAAAGAACGGTAAATAATAATTATCATCAATTACTTTTGCAGTTAGTGGGGCCAAAAGTAAAAACTAACCAAAATTAG
- a CDS encoding serine hydrolase: MKNKVFFISALVAFCSLAFYLVSINHLNKQEVQVYQGQSTKIVKKSSQSSQTSSGTSSTQTSKKVAKKTSSSATNVKIAKGSTQKIAQEIKKTLANQSQPYQVSYVDLNTGKYAQVTNTNQTALPLKSSLRFYVLLAYQSAVKNNKLHSASSYKIKKSDQVGKTDPMLKTGINYSYAYIRDMMVRHDSTTAAMILVNKLGLHNINAVAKKFGAENTTVEKVDNKLEGSSSAADFTTVIKNLYQGKVLGVTHDTQIIGYMFNDTNKGLSSQISGTSYKMSGSFGSVALVETRGKNYVMAVINEKEGYNFGDLGKSINQVVHK; encoded by the coding sequence ATGAAAAATAAGGTGTTTTTTATATCGGCACTAGTAGCATTTTGTAGTTTAGCTTTTTATTTAGTAAGTATTAATCATTTAAATAAACAAGAGGTCCAAGTTTATCAAGGACAATCAACAAAAATTGTAAAAAAGAGTAGTCAAAGTTCTCAAACTTCTTCAGGTACTAGCTCAACTCAGACTTCAAAAAAGGTAGCAAAAAAGACAAGTTCTTCAGCAACAAATGTAAAAATTGCTAAAGGAAGTACGCAAAAAATTGCCCAGGAAATTAAAAAGACCCTTGCAAATCAAAGTCAACCATATCAAGTTAGCTATGTAGATTTAAATACTGGGAAATATGCTCAAGTTACTAATACTAATCAAACAGCTCTACCACTTAAATCAAGCTTACGCTTTTATGTTTTGCTTGCTTATCAAAGTGCAGTAAAAAATAATAAATTACATTCAGCTTCCTCTTATAAAATTAAAAAATCTGATCAAGTAGGAAAAACTGATCCAATGTTAAAAACAGGAATTAACTACAGTTATGCCTATATTCGAGATATGATGGTTCGACATGATAGTACAACAGCTGCAATGATTTTGGTAAATAAGCTAGGACTTCATAATATTAACGCAGTTGCTAAAAAATTTGGGGCAGAAAATACAACTGTTGAAAAAGTAGATAATAAATTAGAGGGTAGTTCAAGCGCAGCTGATTTTACCACAGTCATTAAAAACTTATACCAAGGAAAAGTTTTAGGAGTAACACATGATACCCAAATAATTGGTTATATGTTTAACGATACTAATAAAGGATTAAGCTCCCAAATTAGTGGAACTTCTTATAAGATGAGTGGAAGTTTTGGTAGTGTAGCCTTAGTTGAAACTAGGGGTAAGAACTATGTAATGGCAGTAATTAATGAAAAAGAAGGATATAATTTTGGTGATTTAGGAAAAAGTATTAACCAAGTGGTTCACAAATAG
- a CDS encoding DUF1304 domain-containing protein: MNTLQIIGIVLTIAVGIEHIGIGFLEIFGKPATQAKAFDMSIEYVEQKEARVSMANQGIYNAMIGLLITVAYFMFPVKWLFPFWYLMLALIVVVALFGGFTATKKIFLVQMLPALVALFFLFI, from the coding sequence TTGAATACACTTCAAATTATAGGAATAGTGTTGACAATTGCTGTAGGAATCGAACATATTGGAATTGGTTTTCTAGAAATTTTCGGTAAGCCTGCAACTCAAGCAAAAGCTTTTGATATGAGCATAGAATATGTTGAGCAAAAAGAAGCTCGCGTTTCAATGGCTAACCAAGGTATTTACAATGCCATGATTGGATTACTAATTACAGTTGCTTACTTTATGTTCCCAGTCAAATGGCTTTTTCCATTTTGGTACTTAATGTTAGCTTTAATTGTAGTAGTAGCATTATTTGGTGGCTTTACTGCAACTAAAAAAATCTTTTTAGTACAGATGCTACCTGCTCTAGTTGCTTTATTTTTCTTATTCATTTAA
- a CDS encoding N-acetylglucosamine kinase, with translation MIKYMIGIDAGGTHSTAIAYDENGKELGRAESGPGQINNDYELGLKNIAAAINELRDKIEGDPMKVLAGIAGLSVVGNAPEVAATISSMVGNIPTRAITDSLLALYNGLEGADGALVIAGTGSVVNGRQDGSLITAGGYGSLLGDEGSGYAITKAALQAALLKWDKREDSSLVDLFVDMWDLDSLNDASAKFYKMTSPEVASYAVKIAKLADSGDEEARKIIQEQAHLLARDILMVLDRYEDPKPMRVALTGSVLSNNAMMRSFMEDEVKEKYPDVVFSVSNGENARGVLFDKSKDYRYFTNHNENE, from the coding sequence ATGATTAAATATATGATTGGTATTGATGCAGGTGGTACACACTCAACTGCAATCGCATATGATGAAAATGGTAAAGAATTAGGTCGTGCAGAAAGCGGTCCAGGTCAAATCAACAATGATTACGAACTTGGTCTCAAAAATATTGCAGCCGCAATTAATGAATTACGCGACAAAATTGAAGGAGATCCAATGAAAGTTTTAGCCGGAATTGCTGGCTTATCTGTTGTTGGAAATGCTCCAGAAGTTGCTGCAACTATTTCTTCAATGGTAGGAAATATTCCTACTCGGGCAATTACTGACTCACTTTTAGCTCTATACAATGGTTTAGAAGGTGCAGATGGTGCTTTAGTTATTGCAGGAACTGGTTCTGTGGTTAATGGACGTCAAGATGGTTCATTAATTACTGCTGGTGGATATGGTTCCTTATTGGGAGATGAAGGTAGTGGTTACGCCATCACCAAAGCTGCTCTACAAGCTGCTCTCTTAAAATGGGATAAACGTGAAGATAGTTCCTTAGTAGATCTTTTTGTAGATATGTGGGATCTTGATTCACTTAATGATGCATCTGCTAAGTTTTACAAGATGACTAGTCCAGAAGTTGCTTCTTATGCGGTCAAAATTGCCAAACTTGCTGATTCTGGTGATGAAGAAGCACGTAAGATTATTCAAGAACAAGCTCATTTATTAGCTCGCGATATTCTTATGGTATTAGATCGCTACGAAGATCCTAAACCTATGCGTGTCGCTTTAACTGGTTCTGTTCTTTCTAATAACGCAATGATGCGTTCATTTATGGAAGATGAGGTAAAAGAAAAATACCCTGACGTAGTCTTCAGCGTTTCAAACGGTGAAAATGCTCGTGGTGTATTATTTGATAAAAGTAAGGACTATCGTTACTTCACTAATCACAATGAAAATGAATAA